One genomic segment of Mytilus trossulus isolate FHL-02 chromosome 4, PNRI_Mtr1.1.1.hap1, whole genome shotgun sequence includes these proteins:
- the LOC134714993 gene encoding RING finger protein 37-like, protein MVLIYDFCDGRGMSSISCDKVCTDSNPVENLVSVQYHNKMAGFIGENFIRPPVNVTLQFPCNIEVFRVIINPVVGAQKSNGFEIYTCSNKVDTSHLLQNKIPVVSSKSSFFVPIGKMIVDKPGVICFTNGQFRCDESNSSVPPMDQYCYHGELRHGRSSALNFVSHLTVRITRTVSGSAVCIKKLEVLGRPSKSCSDCVLNKLKQMFSPRIQSSDGSAMIQNEKADNVQQSNCDLFSRNNVDIPEDFIDSITQEIMTMPMVLPCGKNIDQSTLEKHVSAEASWGRMPSDPFTGMLFDSQKKATPNLPLKGRIDQFVLQNLDRLQNIPRTLGRDAKEGPSTSRLVSTENIQQSTSKTDTKQNEYQPKNVGKRKNVCDSVLDLSKDSDSFVEVSLDHRKKSKREKIIDLTANDSETPTDCDEIIDLTSSEPLKGSKTHASDLQSSLDSALLTTLGTLPSFTKPVKTKQAPVCCSLCKTVDSQINYKLSCCHYICRSCLTKSPNTVLCQICKIPTEKRDAVRAHIT, encoded by the exons AT GGTTTTAATTTATGATTTCTGTGATGGTAGAGGAATGTCCAGCATCAGTTGTGACAAAGTGTGCACTGATAGCAACCCTGTTGAAAATCTGGTATCTGTTCAGTATCACAATAAAATGGCAGGATTTATTGGAGAAAATTTCATCAGACCTCCTGTTAATGTTACTTTACAATTCCCATGTAATATTGAAGTTTTCCGTGTTATTATTAATCCAGTAGTAGGGGCACAAAAATCAAATGgatttgaaatttatacatgttCAAATAAAGTAGACACATCACACTTGCTTCAAAACAAAATACCTGTAGTGTCTAGCAAAAGTTCTTTCTTTGTTCCTATTGGTAAAATGATTGTTGATAAACCTGGAGTTATTTGTTTCACTAATGGTCAGTTTAGATGTGACGAATCTAATAGTTCAGTTCCGCCAATGGATCAATATTGTTACCATGGTGAACTGAGACATGGTAGATCTAGTGCTTTAAATTTTGTCAGCCATCTTACTGTCAGAATTACAAGAACAGTTAGTGGAAGTGCAGTGTGTATCAAGAAGTTAGAAGTTTTAGGAAGACCTTCAAAATCATGCTCAGATTGTGTCCTCAACAAacttaaacaaatgttttcacCAAGAATACAAAGTAGTGATGGTTCGGCTAtgattcaaaatgaaaaagcCGACAATGTGCAACAATCAAACTGTGATCTTTTTTCACGTAACAATGTAGATATTCCAGAGGATTTTATAGACAGTATCACTCAGGAAATAATGACAATGCCAATGGTattaccatgtggtaaaaatatTGATCAGTCAACACTGGAAAAACATGTTTCAGCAGAAGCCTCATGGGGTAGAATGCCAAGTGATCCCTTCACTGGCATGTTGTTTGACAGTCAGAAAAAGGCAACTCCTAATCTTCCACTGAAGGGGAGGATAGATCAGTTTGTTCTTCAGAATTTAGATAGACTTCAAAATATACCAAGGACATTAGGAAGAGATGCAAAGGAAGGACCGTCTACAAGTAGACTTGTTAGTACTGAAAATATACAACAATCAACTAGCAAAActgatacaaaacaaaatgagtaTCAACCTAAGAATGTTGGGAAAAGAAAGAATGTGTGTGATTCTGTTCTTGACTTGTCAAAAGATAGCGATTCGTTTGTAGAGGTTTCACTTGATCATAGAAAGAAATCCAAAAGGGAAAAGATTATAGATTTGACAGCAAATGATTCAGAGACACCTACAGATTGTGATGAAATAATTGATCTAACATCTAGTGAACCTCTAAAGGGTTCAAAAACCCATGCATCTGATCTTCAGAGTAGTCTTGATAGTGCCTTATTGACAACACTAGGTACATTACCATCATTTACAAAACctgttaaaacaaaacaagcaCCTGTTTGTTGTAGCCTTTGTAAAACTGTGGACAGCCAAATTAATTATAAACTTTCCTGTTGTCATTACATTTGTAGGAGTTGTCTCACAAAGTCTCCAAACACAGTTTTATGTCAAATTTGTAAAATTCCAACAGAAAAAAGAGATGCAGTGCGTGCACATATCACATAA
- the LOC134716533 gene encoding uncharacterized protein LOC134716533 — MIQDSGLKVCASCNFRKNRSYHRVIDQSPYHALFGSDPKIGLSSSSLPKELLPNLETEEDLEKVFKEVSEENSEIEIDGTDENTDAESVESERELNDSGSTTTTIEVVSEEVETTIIRARKRALSGQQIQADVLTRNTNQKLSELSVGDNVIIPIPQYDQAPTDPRNIQGVVVEVGNFGYRVGTIAGNLSGVLSRNQLESISDSSLSVTQNPDLQLSLREAVKKISKTGVQFYLSCKCKGGCNNSKCKCKKQNILCNSICHGSLTCSNK; from the coding sequence ATGATACAAGACAGTGGTCTGAAGGTTTGCGCTTCGtgcaatttcagaaaaaatagaTCATATCACAGAGTAATTGATCAATCGCCTTATCATGCTCTGTTTGGTTCTGACCCAAAGATAGGTTTATCTTCATCTTCTTTGCCCAAGGAACTTTTGCCAAATCTTGAAACTGAGGAAGATCTGGAGAAAGTGTTTAAAGAGGTTTCAGAGGAGAACAGTGAAATTGAGATTGATGGAACGGATGAAAACACAGATGCTGAATCGGTAGAGTCAGAAAGAGAACTTAATGATTCTGGATCAACAACTACAACTATTGAAGTAGTATCAGAGGAAGTCGAAACCACAATCATTCGTGCTAGAAAACGTGCATTGTCTGGCCAACAAATCCAAGCAGATGTCCTTACAAGAAATACAAATCAAAAACTGAGTGAGTTATCTGTTGGAGACAACGTTATTATCCCAATACCGCAATATGACCAAGCACCGACCGATCCGAGGAACATACAAGGTGTTGTTGTAGAAGTAGGAAATTTTGGATATCGTGTAGGAACAATAGCTGGTAATTTATCAGGAGTCTTAAGCAGAAACCAACTTGAATCAATTAGTGACTCTTCTTTGTCCGTTACACAAAATCCAGATTTACAACTTTCCCTAAGGGAAGCtgtgaaaaaaatttcaaaaactggTGTACAGTTTTATCTCTCTTGCAAATGTAAAGGCGGTTGTAACAATTCAAAGTGTAAAtgtaaaaagcaaaatatattGTGTAATTCGATATGTCATGGTTCGCTAACCTGCTCAAACAAATAA
- the LOC134713834 gene encoding AP-5 complex subunit sigma-1-like: MVHAFLIHTLIPGSTKLLFHQIYAQDSQLSQASDNGIIGDRKRCLVECAAQVHSEYQFRRAVLGRSVEDDVQRIHSEDTLPEFELGYTRLEKDSPFNTEKIAVWLGAGYTCFTLICEKTENRMLAETVLKTLIRFLQQHVGLLTSPTEACTKPERISVILDKFLPQGNLLFMNHRVIRQLEKETESIIKQ, from the exons ATGGTCCATGCATTTCTTATCCACACTCTTATTCCAGGTTCTACGAAACTTCTTTTCCATCAAATATATGCCCAAGATAGTCAGTTAAGTCAAGCTTCAGACAATGGTATCATTGGAGACAGGAAACGGTGTTTAGTAGAGTGTGCTGCACAG GTGCATTCAGAATATCAGTTCAGAAGAGCAGTACTTGGACGATCAGTGGAAGATGATGTACAAAGAATTCACAGTGAAGATACGTTACCCGAGTTTGAATTAGGATATACACGATTAGAAAAAGACTCTCCATTCAATACAGAGAAAATTGCCGTTTGGTTAGGGGCAGgatatacatgttttacattgATTTGTGAAAAGACAGAAAACCGAATGTTGGCGGAGACGGTGCTAAAGACATTAATCCGATTTTTACAACAACATGTCGGTTTATTGACTTCACCCACTGAAGCCTGTACAAAACCAGAAAGAATATCAGTGATTTTGGACAAGTTTTTGCCCCAAGGAAACTTACTTTTCATGAACCACAGAGTGATAAGACAGCTTGAAAAGGAAACAGAAagcattataaaacaataa